A part of Emcibacter nanhaiensis genomic DNA contains:
- a CDS encoding CmcJ/NvfI family oxidoreductase gives MTETVTADINYIAPMDVRPRYYANDHSRDILEIDTREMSVINARNLTDPPRVDREGFALVPHKSTIMDFSDPEAVADVHKTEIEALVKQVTGADEVFVTSPGLLRFGEKSGKAGALNNSYPARFAHVDISPATAQCMAQRTSPEGKKVRRYNQVNVWRALSAAPQDVPLALCDARTVEPEDLVEADAIFDEPGKPEWSFEGYVVAHNPDHHWYFYRDMTPDEVIVFNTFDSATGQAMQVPHVAFNDPTCPADAVPRVSIEMRATAYWYEN, from the coding sequence ATGACTGAAACAGTCACAGCCGACATCAATTATATTGCGCCGATGGATGTGCGTCCCCGGTATTACGCCAACGATCATTCCAGGGATATCCTGGAAATAGATACCAGGGAAATGAGCGTCATCAATGCGCGAAATCTGACGGATCCCCCCAGGGTTGACCGGGAAGGCTTTGCCCTGGTCCCTCACAAAAGCACCATCATGGATTTTTCCGATCCCGAAGCCGTTGCCGATGTGCATAAGACCGAAATCGAAGCCCTGGTCAAGCAGGTGACCGGGGCAGACGAGGTCTTTGTCACGTCTCCGGGATTGCTTCGTTTCGGGGAAAAAAGCGGCAAGGCTGGGGCCCTGAACAATTCCTATCCGGCCCGCTTCGCCCATGTGGATATCAGCCCCGCCACGGCCCAATGCATGGCCCAGAGGACCAGCCCCGAAGGGAAAAAGGTCCGTCGCTATAACCAGGTCAATGTCTGGCGCGCCCTGAGTGCGGCGCCACAGGATGTGCCCCTTGCCCTTTGTGATGCGAGAACGGTTGAGCCGGAGGACCTGGTGGAGGCGGATGCGATCTTTGACGAACCCGGGAAACCGGAATGGTCGTTCGAGGGCTATGTCGTGGCCCATAATCCGGATCATCACTGGTATTTTTACCGGGATATGACGCCGGATGAAGTGATTGTTTTCAATACCTTTGATAGTGCGACCGGGCAGGCCATGCAGGTCCCCCATGTGGCTTTCAATGATCCGACTTGCCCCGCGGACGCGGTGCCCCGCGTCAGCATTGAAATGCGGGCGACAGCTTACTGGTACGAAAATTAA